A genomic region of Leptolyngbya sp. NIES-2104 contains the following coding sequences:
- the serA gene encoding phosphoglycerate dehydrogenase produces the protein MPKVLVSDPIDQVGIDILSQVAQVDVKTDLSPSQLVEVIPEYDALMIRSGTRVTAEVIEAGRNLKIIGRAGVGVDNVDVPAATRRGIIVVNSPEGNTIAAAEHTLAMMLSLSRYIPEANEKLKQGKWDRKSYTGNEVYNKTLGVVGLGKIGAHVATVARAMGMKLLAYDPFISVERAEQLGCSLVELDVLFQSADYITLHIPKTPETANLINAAAIAKMKPNVRIINCARGGIIDETAIAEALKAGKIAGAALDVFSAEPLGESPLKALGKEMVLTPHLGASTEEAQVNVAIDVAEQIRDVLLGEPARSAVNIPGLRPEVMEQLKPYLLLAETLGKMVGQLAGGRIESLNIGLRGDLATNQSQPIVIAALKGLLSPALQERVNFVNASIEAKERGIRVIETRDASIKDYAGSLHLSAKGTLGEHSVTGALLGDDEIRITSINEFPVNVPPNRYMLFTLHRDTPGIIGRIGSLLGESNVNIASMQVGRKIVRGDAVMVLSIDDPLPENILNQIKDVSGIRDAYTVTL, from the coding sequence ATGCCCAAGGTTCTTGTTTCTGATCCGATCGACCAAGTTGGAATCGATATTTTGTCCCAAGTCGCACAAGTTGATGTCAAAACTGACCTCAGCCCCTCGCAGCTTGTTGAAGTGATTCCAGAATATGATGCGCTGATGATTCGCTCTGGAACACGGGTCACTGCTGAAGTGATCGAAGCTGGACGCAATTTGAAAATCATCGGACGGGCAGGCGTGGGAGTCGATAACGTCGATGTCCCTGCGGCGACCCGAAGAGGAATTATTGTCGTCAATTCGCCAGAAGGAAATACGATCGCTGCCGCAGAACATACTTTAGCAATGATGCTGTCTCTGTCGCGCTATATTCCCGAAGCGAATGAAAAGCTAAAACAAGGAAAATGGGATCGCAAAAGCTACACCGGAAACGAGGTCTATAACAAAACTCTAGGTGTCGTTGGTTTAGGAAAAATTGGAGCGCACGTTGCGACGGTCGCACGAGCAATGGGCATGAAACTGCTCGCGTATGATCCGTTTATCTCAGTTGAACGAGCGGAACAATTGGGCTGTAGTTTGGTGGAATTGGATGTCTTGTTTCAATCTGCGGATTACATTACGCTGCACATTCCCAAAACTCCAGAGACAGCGAATCTGATTAATGCAGCCGCGATCGCGAAAATGAAACCGAACGTTCGCATCATTAACTGTGCGCGGGGTGGAATCATTGATGAAACTGCGATCGCGGAAGCCCTCAAGGCTGGAAAAATTGCCGGAGCCGCACTCGATGTGTTCTCGGCTGAACCTCTTGGAGAATCACCGCTCAAAGCTTTGGGTAAGGAAATGGTTCTCACACCCCACTTAGGAGCTTCGACCGAAGAAGCTCAGGTGAACGTGGCGATCGATGTTGCAGAACAAATTCGTGATGTCTTGCTCGGTGAGCCTGCTCGATCGGCGGTAAACATTCCGGGCTTGCGTCCTGAAGTGATGGAGCAACTGAAACCTTACTTACTGTTAGCAGAAACGCTCGGAAAGATGGTCGGACAGTTAGCAGGCGGACGAATCGAATCGCTGAACATCGGGCTGCGCGGGGATTTGGCAACGAATCAAAGTCAACCGATCGTTATTGCTGCCTTAAAAGGATTGTTATCGCCTGCACTTCAAGAGCGCGTAAATTTTGTGAACGCCAGCATTGAAGCAAAAGAGCGTGGAATCAGAGTAATTGAAACTCGCGATGCTTCAATTAAAGACTATGCAGGCTCATTGCATCTATCAGCTAAGGGAACACTCGGAGAACATTCGGTGACAGGTGCATTGCTCGGAGATGATGAAATTCGTATCACCAGCATCAATGAGTTTCCAGTGAACGTTCCCCCGAATCGCTATATGTTGTTTACATTGCACCGAGACACACCGGGAATCATTGGGCGAATTGGTTCATTGTTGGGTGAATCGAATGTGAACATTGCCAGTATGCAGGTCGGGCGGAAGATTGTTCGGGGCGATGCGGTGATGGTTCTGAGCATTGATGATCCGCTGCCAGAGAACATTCTGAATCAAATTAAGGATGTCTCTGGAATTCGAGACGCTTACACCGTTACTTTGTAG
- a CDS encoding Uma2 family endonuclease, with product MKTALLEPSIMVRLDATLPQAEISEDLEAVKFPPPNLYSDEPPLESDFHRDQINLLIRLLKYWWNDRNDFYISGNLTVYYNEQQLRKRDFRGPDVFVVLGAEKRDRRSWAIWEEGGKYPNVVIELLSSSTATVDRGKKKDLYQDVWRVPEYYWFHPETMEFAGFRLIGGTYIEIEPTESGRLKSEQLELELGIHDRKLRWFTAEGDLIPLPEEAERQEAEQARQQVEQERQARERLENYLRSQGIDPDQLT from the coding sequence ATGAAAACAGCGTTACTAGAGCCTTCGATTATGGTTCGTTTAGATGCGACTTTACCCCAAGCGGAAATTTCAGAAGACCTTGAAGCCGTTAAATTTCCGCCGCCTAACCTCTACAGCGACGAACCTCCTCTGGAATCTGATTTTCACCGAGATCAAATTAATCTGTTAATTCGATTGCTTAAATATTGGTGGAACGATCGCAATGATTTCTACATTTCCGGCAATTTGACCGTCTATTACAACGAACAGCAGCTAAGAAAGCGGGATTTTCGCGGTCCAGATGTTTTCGTAGTGTTAGGAGCCGAAAAGCGCGATCGACGCAGTTGGGCAATTTGGGAAGAAGGCGGCAAATATCCAAACGTTGTGATTGAATTACTTTCAAGTTCTACGGCAACGGTCGATCGCGGTAAGAAAAAAGATCTGTATCAAGATGTGTGGCGCGTTCCAGAATATTACTGGTTCCATCCCGAAACGATGGAATTCGCTGGATTCCGATTAATTGGCGGGACGTATATCGAAATCGAGCCGACCGAAAGCGGCAGACTCAAGAGCGAACAATTAGAACTTGAACTTGGGATTCACGATCGTAAACTACGCTGGTTCACGGCAGAGGGAGATCTCATTCCCTTACCTGAAGAAGCAGAACGCCAAGAAGCAGAACAAGCAAGGCAGCAAGTAGAACAGGAACGACAAGCGAGAGAGCGGTTGGAAAACTATTTACGATCGCAAGGGATCGATCCGGATCAGTTGACCTGA
- a CDS encoding DUF4090 family protein: protein MSTENTTGADAIDEAISRGIDFDGSPIPTEKLDLYHKVMALEAGRQRSGVSNTMRSRIVRIGAKHIPQADLNQLLEAAGFAPLKEKEIAFFYNK from the coding sequence ATGAGTACCGAAAATACGACGGGTGCAGATGCGATCGATGAAGCGATCTCCAGAGGCATCGATTTCGATGGTTCTCCGATCCCAACTGAGAAATTAGATTTGTACCACAAAGTCATGGCATTGGAAGCGGGACGGCAGCGCAGTGGAGTCTCGAATACAATGCGATCGCGAATTGTCCGCATCGGTGCAAAACACATTCCTCAAGCTGACCTGAATCAATTGCTCGAAGCAGCAGGATTCGCACCGCTCAAAGAGAAAGAAATCGCCTTCTTCTACAACAAATAA
- a CDS encoding threo-3-hydroxy-L-aspartate ammonia-lyase translates to MSVTYSDILAAADRLSGVAHRTPVITSNTVNQKTGAQVFFKCENFQRSGSFKFRGAYNAMAQLTDEQRKRGVIAYSSGNHGQALALAGQILDVPVTIVMPNDAPAVKKAATESYEAEVIFYNRAFEKREEVARSIADDRGLTLIPPFDFAPVIAGQGTAAKELIEEVGELDVLLVCCGGGGLLSGCAIATDTLAPNCQIIGVEPKRADDATRSFYSKTLQRIDNPNTIADGARTASLGELTFPLILQYVDEMVTVSEVALLRTLFFVWERLKIVIEPTGVLAATALLEGIVSFPDAKVGVIISGGNVDLKEVGKLFTKANTREKASQRRPLAPELS, encoded by the coding sequence ATGTCTGTCACCTACTCGGATATCTTAGCGGCTGCCGATCGTCTCTCAGGAGTCGCACACCGAACACCTGTGATCACGTCGAATACAGTGAATCAAAAGACAGGCGCTCAAGTGTTTTTCAAGTGCGAGAACTTTCAGCGATCGGGGTCGTTTAAGTTCCGAGGGGCTTACAATGCGATGGCGCAACTGACTGATGAACAGCGAAAACGTGGTGTGATTGCTTATTCATCTGGAAATCATGGTCAGGCGTTAGCGTTAGCAGGTCAAATTCTGGATGTGCCAGTGACGATCGTGATGCCGAACGATGCGCCTGCGGTGAAAAAAGCTGCGACAGAGAGCTATGAAGCAGAAGTTATCTTTTACAATCGCGCCTTTGAGAAACGGGAAGAGGTAGCGCGATCGATTGCAGATGATCGAGGTTTAACACTCATTCCCCCATTCGATTTTGCTCCCGTGATTGCTGGTCAGGGAACCGCAGCAAAAGAACTCATCGAAGAGGTGGGCGAATTAGATGTTTTACTCGTGTGCTGCGGAGGTGGGGGATTGTTATCGGGATGTGCGATCGCAACCGATACTTTAGCTCCGAACTGTCAGATTATTGGAGTCGAACCCAAGCGGGCGGATGATGCGACGCGATCGTTCTACAGTAAAACACTGCAAAGAATTGACAATCCGAATACGATCGCAGATGGCGCGAGAACAGCTTCACTCGGAGAACTAACTTTTCCGCTAATTCTGCAATATGTTGATGAAATGGTGACTGTTTCCGAAGTAGCACTCTTACGAACGTTGTTCTTTGTATGGGAGCGGCTTAAGATTGTTATCGAACCGACTGGAGTTCTTGCGGCGACTGCATTACTCGAAGGCATTGTTTCTTTTCCCGATGCCAAAGTGGGTGTGATTATCAGCGGCGGGAATGTGGATCTTAAAGAAGTTGGAAAGCTATTTACGAAAGCGAACACACGAGAGAAGGCTTCACAGCGTCGTCCGCTTGCTCCAGAACTGAGTTAG
- a CDS encoding prohibitin family protein: MQASLNRRSMIPTVVAVALLGFGGLVTLFRSVTVIQTGEIGIVDLYGQVSDQPLTPGIHLKNPMARLTTFSTQIREVKETLETPTKDGLMLTVDVSVLYRIDPSKAKQLYQTIGTNYEDVILVPQIRSVIRAATATYQFNTIYTSDREKLAQQLRDNLNKTLSDRGIIIEEAPLRSVKLPDSISQSVQERLKAEQDSQRMKFVLDKERQEAERKRIEAQGNSDAQKILAQGLTDQTLRFKQIEAMQELAKSQNSKVIVMNGNQNAPVMLQP; the protein is encoded by the coding sequence ATGCAAGCATCCCTGAATCGTCGATCGATGATTCCGACAGTCGTTGCAGTTGCCCTACTCGGATTCGGTGGACTCGTGACCTTATTTCGCTCGGTCACTGTGATCCAAACTGGAGAAATTGGCATTGTTGATCTCTATGGTCAAGTTTCTGATCAACCCCTCACCCCCGGAATTCACCTAAAAAATCCAATGGCTCGATTGACCACGTTTTCCACTCAGATTCGTGAAGTCAAAGAGACACTGGAAACCCCAACCAAAGATGGTTTGATGCTCACCGTTGATGTAAGCGTTCTTTATCGCATTGATCCGAGTAAAGCAAAACAGCTTTATCAAACGATTGGCACGAACTATGAAGACGTGATTTTAGTGCCGCAGATTCGATCAGTGATTCGGGCGGCAACTGCAACTTATCAATTCAACACGATTTACACCAGCGATCGCGAAAAGCTTGCTCAACAGCTTCGGGACAATTTGAACAAAACATTAAGCGATCGCGGCATCATCATCGAAGAAGCTCCGTTACGCAGTGTCAAACTCCCAGACAGCATCTCACAATCGGTACAAGAACGGCTCAAAGCAGAGCAAGACAGTCAGCGCATGAAGTTTGTTCTCGACAAAGAGCGGCAAGAAGCAGAACGCAAACGAATCGAAGCTCAAGGAAATTCAGATGCACAAAAGATTTTGGCGCAAGGATTGACTGACCAAACGCTGCGATTTAAGCAGATTGAAGCGATGCAAGAATTAGCAAAATCTCAGAACTCCAAAGTGATTGTGATGAATGGCAATCAAAATGCTCCTGTAATGTTGCAACCTTAG
- a CDS encoding HNH endonuclease, translating to MQATEPHILQASIVVFSRNYLPIGRINIKRAIVLILTGQAEAIDFDDARQWEVRSPNVVLQVSEHIRLTGANPERHWKTPAVSRREILRRDNHTCQYCGSTKHLTIDHVIPRSKGGTHTWDNVVTACATCNSKKSDRFLSELGMKLKAKPKPPIHPAIAFAEQFWQASEKKL from the coding sequence ATGCAGGCAACTGAACCACACATATTACAGGCATCGATCGTCGTTTTTTCCAGAAACTATCTCCCGATCGGTCGCATCAACATCAAACGCGCCATTGTGTTAATCCTCACCGGACAAGCCGAAGCGATCGACTTTGATGATGCACGTCAGTGGGAAGTGCGATCGCCCAACGTCGTACTACAAGTGTCGGAACACATCCGTTTAACCGGAGCCAACCCAGAACGCCACTGGAAAACGCCCGCTGTCAGCCGCCGAGAAATCCTCCGCCGTGACAATCACACCTGCCAGTACTGCGGCAGCACTAAGCATTTAACGATCGATCACGTGATTCCCCGTTCCAAAGGTGGAACTCACACTTGGGATAACGTCGTAACGGCTTGCGCGACTTGTAATTCTAAAAAGAGCGATCGCTTTCTTTCTGAACTTGGGATGAAGCTCAAAGCTAAGCCAAAACCGCCGATTCACCCTGCGATCGCCTTTGCTGAACAGTTCTGGCAAGCCTCCGAAAAAAAGTTGTAG
- a CDS encoding Mu transposase C-terminal domain-containing protein, giving the protein MSEYSTTELVKIIGSSRQAIQKQLKNLPHQKLPGRGGEFVYLFGNLPAIIQEKIVNYEQKNNQYVGSVNDTAIHNNADKNQNKTGNVAKNASSNSQAHVNVFGDPKAEERAEQRVRAWLKIFNLQEEYCYEHKISKIVDQDLRFSEAYNNGKVEIPEWVRLSIPSLSRSNLAKIRSDYKKKKKNALRGNYGNRKGATKLTVEMQELIIRLILYRTPQIREQLEHKLQTDIIPSLRTIDRFKKKWIRDNPQEYALLQGETVFNSNYLSAFGDASAHADYRGKAWEMDATKGDVVVFEVELSDGKRYCLLTIIDVNTRLFHVFVAETASAQSYVIGLRRMIIELGIPCELWVDQGLAEKSHHIQLLCKALDIEFHPCPGKSPWTKPHVERLHRTISVQLLELMDSFCGHNVAERQQIRSREGSTIKIPLSPEQLQKELDAFSYKKAREPHGEGTKGLGGRSPLEVWQDPLQPAIRAVEDERLLDFALAPVPATSGRGPGVRCIGKQGIWVDSRDYASETGACGELIGTWVYCKYDPYDDAGKIWVFDNESREFLFVAYNPELSGKSRQEMAVKRRIKQSEYRKTIKQTKRYLEAKHGKPVLPSSYVPQSDNPLGVPPTLEETIQTEDLEGFKAALEILKPEPSDPKPLTPRELEIESRSKIDPKKELPALRRDDNYFIKLCNQVMAGEAISSEDADWMRRLTGINKGRGLLASLTLEPEDLLAKLDQNAIISAT; this is encoded by the coding sequence ATGTCTGAGTACTCTACTACAGAATTAGTAAAGATAATTGGTTCATCCCGCCAAGCAATTCAAAAACAGCTAAAGAATCTGCCACATCAAAAGCTGCCGGGGAGGGGCGGAGAGTTTGTTTATCTGTTTGGCAATCTACCGGCTATTATTCAGGAAAAGATTGTGAATTATGAGCAGAAAAATAACCAGTATGTTGGCTCAGTAAATGACACTGCTATTCACAATAATGCTGACAAGAATCAGAACAAAACCGGAAACGTTGCTAAAAATGCAAGTTCTAATTCTCAAGCTCATGTCAATGTTTTTGGTGACCCAAAAGCAGAGGAGCGAGCGGAGCAACGAGTAAGAGCTTGGCTAAAAATCTTCAATCTTCAAGAGGAATATTGTTACGAACACAAGATTAGCAAGATTGTTGACCAAGACCTTAGATTCTCGGAAGCTTATAACAATGGTAAGGTTGAGATTCCTGAATGGGTGCGCTTAAGTATTCCTTCACTAAGCCGCTCTAATCTAGCAAAAATTCGGTCTGACTATAAAAAGAAGAAAAAGAACGCACTTCGCGGAAATTATGGCAATAGAAAAGGTGCTACCAAACTAACTGTAGAAATGCAGGAATTGATAATTCGTTTAATCCTGTACCGTACTCCACAGATACGTGAGCAACTAGAACATAAGTTACAGACTGATATCATACCCTCCTTAAGAACAATTGATCGGTTTAAGAAGAAGTGGATTAGAGACAACCCACAAGAGTATGCCCTTCTTCAGGGTGAAACTGTTTTTAATTCCAACTATCTTTCAGCCTTTGGAGATGCCTCTGCTCACGCAGACTATCGCGGCAAAGCATGGGAAATGGATGCGACGAAGGGCGACGTTGTTGTCTTCGAAGTTGAGTTATCTGATGGAAAAAGATACTGCTTGCTCACGATCATTGACGTAAATACAAGGCTTTTTCACGTCTTTGTTGCCGAGACTGCTAGTGCTCAATCTTACGTAATCGGACTTAGGCGCATGATTATTGAATTAGGCATACCATGCGAACTCTGGGTGGATCAGGGTTTAGCGGAAAAATCGCATCACATACAGCTACTCTGCAAAGCACTTGATATTGAGTTCCATCCATGTCCAGGTAAGAGTCCTTGGACGAAACCTCACGTCGAACGCCTGCATCGAACAATTTCTGTGCAGCTACTAGAGTTAATGGATAGCTTCTGTGGACACAATGTAGCTGAACGACAACAAATTCGTTCTAGAGAAGGCAGTACAATTAAAATTCCCCTTTCGCCTGAGCAGTTACAGAAGGAACTAGATGCCTTTTCTTACAAGAAAGCAAGGGAACCGCACGGAGAAGGAACAAAAGGATTAGGTGGTCGATCACCTCTAGAAGTTTGGCAAGACCCCCTTCAACCGGCTATTAGAGCCGTTGAAGACGAGCGCCTCCTGGATTTTGCATTAGCACCTGTTCCAGCTACAAGTGGCAGGGGTCCGGGTGTTCGGTGTATCGGAAAACAAGGAATTTGGGTAGATAGTCGCGATTATGCAAGTGAGACTGGTGCATGTGGAGAACTGATCGGTACTTGGGTATATTGCAAGTACGATCCTTACGATGACGCTGGCAAGATTTGGGTATTTGACAACGAATCACGAGAATTTTTATTTGTCGCCTACAATCCAGAATTAAGCGGTAAAAGCCGTCAAGAAATGGCTGTAAAGAGACGGATAAAGCAATCGGAATATAGAAAGACCATCAAGCAAACAAAACGGTATTTAGAGGCAAAGCATGGCAAACCAGTTCTTCCTAGCAGTTACGTACCCCAATCTGATAACCCTCTTGGTGTGCCGCCTACTCTGGAAGAAACGATTCAGACTGAAGATCTTGAAGGGTTTAAAGCTGCTTTGGAGATATTGAAGCCTGAGCCTTCAGATCCAAAACCACTGACGCCGCGTGAACTAGAAATAGAGAGTCGGTCAAAGATTGACCCGAAAAAAGAGCTACCAGCACTCAGACGCGACGATAACTATTTCATTAAACTGTGCAATCAGGTAATGGCGGGAGAAGCGATTTCTTCAGAGGATGCGGATTGGATGCGACGGTTGACGGGTATTAACAAGGGGCGTGGTCTTTTAGCCTCTCTCACGCTAGAACCGGAGGATTTGCTTGCGAAGCTAGACCAGAATGCAATAATTTCTGCTACCTAA
- a CDS encoding ATP-binding protein, giving the protein MLDKKAETKNSRRLRILYEIMVSQSPLIREMLALVTGNFGTGKSTAVEELYPKVGGLYVLVVENMRVKAFLDKICTELAITPSHSAFVTQCLVIDKLEETQQVLFIDNGEALNKNLLNTIQAIHDLAKRPIFLIGSNALETMLNKEKNAAIRSRIGARKHIKFESCDFDDLIEVAKLCCEIRVEDDLLKDILKRTGGNMRKIIGELSYVETCAALLQVISINLKQYEKAKKEMGD; this is encoded by the coding sequence ATGCTGGACAAAAAAGCAGAAACAAAAAACTCAAGACGGCTTCGTATCTTATACGAAATTATGGTGAGTCAAAGCCCTTTGATTCGTGAAATGCTAGCTCTGGTTACAGGCAACTTTGGAACGGGAAAATCAACAGCAGTCGAAGAGCTATACCCCAAGGTTGGTGGACTATATGTACTGGTAGTAGAGAATATGAGGGTGAAAGCATTCCTGGACAAAATTTGCACTGAATTGGCAATTACTCCCTCACACTCAGCCTTCGTCACCCAATGCTTAGTGATCGATAAGTTGGAAGAAACGCAACAGGTACTCTTTATCGACAATGGAGAGGCACTAAACAAAAACCTTCTCAATACAATTCAAGCAATCCATGATCTAGCGAAAAGACCAATCTTCCTAATCGGCTCTAATGCTTTAGAGACAATGCTCAATAAGGAAAAGAATGCAGCTATCCGAAGCAGAATCGGAGCTAGAAAACATATTAAATTTGAATCGTGTGACTTTGACGATTTGATAGAAGTTGCCAAACTTTGTTGTGAGATCAGAGTTGAAGACGATTTGCTGAAGGACATTCTAAAGCGAACCGGAGGCAATATGAGGAAAATAATTGGAGAGTTGAGCTACGTTGAAACCTGCGCTGCATTGCTTCAGGTGATTTCAATCAACCTGAAGCAATATGAGAAAGCCAAAAAGGAAATGGGTGATTAG
- a CDS encoding LexA family transcriptional regulator, giving the protein MQLSNISGISFMRDRSVQPSETPSVKDEGFISRLKLVIEEYGSINSLAKAANLSESSIRKWRDGTSEPSRDRLVALAEAAQVSIDWLAAGKGPIRQDYLFEGKDNGWGGNADSSLTLVENLFAQPPEVAKRHIQLLQRLGDYYVRIVDGRNMEPNLYPGDLCIFDRKPVEPNDLEEGVYAIVLNGVVVIRRLQHMLDNQILAVSDNSNYNASNIVVNLSNQPQGFSILGKMIYFCRAAS; this is encoded by the coding sequence TTGCAGCTTTCCAATATTTCTGGTATTAGCTTTATGAGAGATCGTTCAGTACAACCCAGTGAAACTCCTTCAGTGAAAGACGAAGGCTTTATTTCACGGCTTAAGCTAGTCATTGAGGAATACGGAAGTATTAATTCTCTCGCCAAGGCAGCAAACCTCTCTGAAAGTTCAATCAGGAAATGGCGTGACGGTACCTCTGAACCATCTCGTGATCGCCTTGTTGCACTGGCTGAGGCTGCCCAAGTCAGTATAGATTGGCTGGCTGCCGGAAAGGGACCTATTCGGCAAGATTACCTTTTTGAGGGCAAAGATAACGGTTGGGGAGGCAATGCTGACTCATCACTTACTTTGGTGGAAAATCTCTTTGCTCAACCTCCGGAAGTAGCTAAGAGGCATATTCAACTTCTTCAGCGGTTAGGTGATTACTACGTCCGTATCGTAGACGGTCGAAATATGGAACCAAACTTATATCCAGGTGATTTGTGTATTTTTGATAGAAAACCAGTTGAACCAAATGACCTTGAGGAAGGAGTATACGCTATTGTCCTTAACGGTGTAGTTGTTATTCGACGACTTCAGCATATGCTAGATAATCAAATTTTAGCCGTCAGCGATAACTCCAACTACAACGCTTCAAACATAGTCGTAAACTTATCTAATCAACCACAAGGCTTTTCTATCCTAGGTAAAATGATTTACTTTTGTCGGGCTGCCTCCTAA
- the drmC gene encoding DISARM system phospholipase D-like protein DrmC — translation MMSAFLKLSRPALVGLAAALETGRLCPPYLLTAIKGYVPNWLCLDVIDELNRMTEIGSSPTHIAYTLNLLASERAASQQVRDRVELVWTGQEVIGSESRDTAVVVRELFSTAKRSVLISSYAIDRGEKARALFEGLASRMDSDPSLRVRMFLNVQRPHGSDEPESILLQKFANTFRRDIWTGKRLPEVFYDPRSLTVGVEAKACLHAKCVVVDEERVLVTSANFTEAAHERNIEAGVLLADPIAARAVRSQFENLVSKSILHQISGL, via the coding sequence ATGATGTCTGCCTTTCTCAAACTCAGCCGTCCTGCCTTGGTAGGACTTGCGGCAGCCCTAGAAACAGGCAGGCTATGCCCACCTTATTTGCTTACCGCGATCAAAGGTTATGTTCCGAATTGGCTCTGCCTGGATGTGATTGATGAACTGAATCGGATGACTGAAATAGGATCATCTCCTACCCACATCGCCTACACACTCAACCTATTGGCATCAGAGCGAGCGGCATCACAGCAGGTACGCGATCGAGTTGAGTTAGTGTGGACGGGGCAGGAGGTGATTGGCTCTGAGAGTCGTGATACAGCTGTTGTGGTGCGTGAACTATTCAGTACCGCCAAGCGGAGTGTATTGATCTCAAGTTATGCGATCGATCGAGGTGAGAAAGCGCGTGCCCTCTTTGAGGGGCTGGCAAGCCGCATGGATAGTGATCCATCGCTACGGGTACGGATGTTTCTGAACGTTCAACGTCCTCATGGGAGTGACGAACCAGAATCAATATTGCTGCAAAAGTTTGCAAATACGTTTCGTCGAGACATCTGGACTGGAAAACGCTTACCAGAAGTATTTTACGATCCGCGTTCCCTGACAGTCGGGGTAGAAGCGAAAGCCTGTCTACATGCCAAGTGCGTGGTGGTAGATGAGGAGCGTGTGCTGGTTACGTCCGCCAACTTCACAGAAGCGGCTCATGAACGAAACATTGAGGCAGGAGTACTTTTAGCCGATCCGATCGCAGCGCGGGCAGTCCGTTCACAGTTTGAAAATCTTGTTTCAAAATCGATATTACATCAAATTTCCGGGCTATAG